ATATTCACCAGTAATGAAGAACGGACAGGTAGGTAAAATGTTTATCTAAGATACAACTCGTCTACAATTTATTAGCTTTGTTTTTACTGTATTTTAGTGTTCTTTGAAACTCAGTAACTTGTGCTACTATTCACTTAAGAAATTGATTGATGGATTAGATCAGTATATtggacaataattaattttgGACAATGGTCAGTATATGAAGTTGGCAATGATTAATTTTGTTTGCCAGTGGTTTAAGACTCCAAGCCTCTGTCTCAGTATTTGTAGACTTTTTCGTTACCAAATAAGTTCAATATTTTGGAATAAATATTATCTCAATTACAGTGCGCACAGGAACTAGTACAATCTTCCACTCAAGCTTCACATGAGTACCAAGACGAACATAAAATTAACCAATCAGTAGATGCTCCTCCTATACAAGATGCTGTTTCTGTATCTGCTTCATGCAATGACAGTAGGAAAGTTTCAAGACAAGATATTGAActtgtaagaaaaaatatttgcaCTCCTCCTTGTTATTTCAACTACAAAAAAAAGGCTTTACCTCTTTCTGTTTCTCTGCTTATGTGTATGTATGTGTGTAACATCTGATGATATATGTAGGTCCAGAATTTGATAGAAAGATGTCTTCAGTTGTACATGAACAGAGACGAGGTCATGAAGATCCTCTTGGATCGAGCAAGGATAGAACCTGGATTTACAAGCTTGGGTGAGCATTTGAAGTCTCTTCATTTGATGTATGCAGTAGTTAATCGCATTATTATCAGCGATGAAACATCAATGAGAAGTCCATTGTTGATCAGTTTGGCAGAAACTGGAAGAAGAAAACGCAGACTTCTTCAGGGCTTATTACATCAGGTTGAAACTGAAGAAGCAAATAATATTGTTCAATCATTTGCTTGAGCACCAGTACCACCTCATGAAGTATCCTCTACCTCAAAAGTTTCCTCTGGCACCGATGCCAAACGGAATGCATCACATGGCACCTGGTAATAAGTCTAAAACCCTATGTTTAGCTGAACAATTACAAGTAAAAAGTTTTTGGTTTCACTATTACTTTAACACAGTTGTTGTTACGCAGTACAGTAGTTACCATGCCAATGGGGTATCCAGTACTACAACACCCTCAAATGCATGTTCCAGGCCATCCTCATATTGATGCAATGGGAGTGTCAAGCTACCATGTTGTTAATGGAGTCCCTGCTAATTTCCAGCCACGGAAGATGAACTCAACGAATGAGTAAGAACCAACAATCTCAATCCTTTATCCAGTTATAATgtcttaaacataaaaaaaaatatatctgtTATTTTTTAGTATGGTGATTGATACAACCCTGGATGATGCAACTCCTCAAGTGATTCCACCAAACAGTGGTGGGATGTCAGTGAGTCCAGCTTCTGTGGCATCAAGTGGACACTTTCCGTTTGATGCTTCAGATATGGTAATGGATGCTTCAGTGCTTGATTCCGCGTTCACCTCTGAGGTTGGAGTAGGAGAAGGAGGAGCTGGGAATGCCAGAGATTCACTCAGGTCATTTGATCAGATTCCCTGGAACTTTAGCCTTTCTGATCTCACTGCAGA
The nucleotide sequence above comes from Brassica napus cultivar Da-Ae chromosome A9, Da-Ae, whole genome shotgun sequence. Encoded proteins:
- the LOC106368484 gene encoding uncharacterized protein LOC106368484 isoform X2; this translates as MKNGQELVQSSTQASHEYQDEHKINQSVDAPPIQDAVSVSASCNDSRKVSRQDIELVQNLIERCLQLYMNRDEVMKILLDRARIEPGFTSLVWQKLEEENADFFRAYYIRLKLKKQIILFNHLLEHQYHLMKYPLPQKFPLAPMPNGMHHMAPVVTMPMGYPVLQHPQMHVPGHPHIDAMGVSSYHVVNGVPANFQPRKMNSTNDMVIDTTLDDATPQVIPPNSGGMSVSPASVASSGHFPFDASDMVMDASVLDSAFTSEVGVGEGGAGNARDSLRSFDQIPWNFSLSDLTADLSNLGDVYVAELGGLGNYPGSPFLPSDSEILLDSPDREDIEEFFVDSVPGPPCSNSDEEKL
- the LOC106368484 gene encoding uncharacterized protein LOC106368484 isoform X1 → MKNGQCAQELVQSSTQASHEYQDEHKINQSVDAPPIQDAVSVSASCNDSRKVSRQDIELVQNLIERCLQLYMNRDEVMKILLDRARIEPGFTSLVWQKLEEENADFFRAYYIRLKLKKQIILFNHLLEHQYHLMKYPLPQKFPLAPMPNGMHHMAPVVTMPMGYPVLQHPQMHVPGHPHIDAMGVSSYHVVNGVPANFQPRKMNSTNDMVIDTTLDDATPQVIPPNSGGMSVSPASVASSGHFPFDASDMVMDASVLDSAFTSEVGVGEGGAGNARDSLRSFDQIPWNFSLSDLTADLSNLGDVYVAELGGLGNYPGSPFLPSDSEILLDSPDREDIEEFFVDSVPGPPCSNSDEEKL
- the LOC106368484 gene encoding uncharacterized protein LOC106368484 isoform X4, translating into MKNGQELVQSSTQASHEYQDEHKINQSVDAPPIQDAVSVSASCNDSRKVSRQDIELVQNLIERCLQLYMNRDEVMKILLDRARIEPGFTSLVWQKLEEENADFFRAYYIRLKLKKQIILFNHLLEHQYHLMKYPLPQKFPLAPMPNGMHHMAPVVTMPMGYPVLQHPQMHVPGHPHIDAMGVSSYHVVNGVPANFQPRKMNSTNDMVIDTTLDDATPQVIPPNSGGMSVSPASVASSGHFPFDASDMVMDASVLDSAFTSEVGVGEGGAGNARDSLRSFDQIPWNFSLSDLTADLSNLGELGGLGNYPGSPFLPSDSEILLDSPDREDIEEFFVDSVPGPPCSNSDEEKL
- the LOC106368484 gene encoding uncharacterized protein LOC106368484 isoform X3, whose translation is MKNGQCAQELVQSSTQASHEYQDEHKINQSVDAPPIQDAVSVSASCNDSRKVSRQDIELVQNLIERCLQLYMNRDEVMKILLDRARIEPGFTSLVWQKLEEENADFFRAYYIRLKLKKQIILFNHLLEHQYHLMKYPLPQKFPLAPMPNGMHHMAPVVTMPMGYPVLQHPQMHVPGHPHIDAMGVSSYHVVNGVPANFQPRKMNSTNDMVIDTTLDDATPQVIPPNSGGMSVSPASVASSGHFPFDASDMVMDASVLDSAFTSEVGVGEGGAGNARDSLRSFDQIPWNFSLSDLTADLSNLGELGGLGNYPGSPFLPSDSEILLDSPDREDIEEFFVDSVPGPPCSNSDEEKL
- the LOC106368484 gene encoding uncharacterized protein LOC106368484 isoform X5, encoding MNRDEVMKILLDRARIEPGFTSLVWQKLEEENADFFRAYYIRLKLKKQIILFNHLLEHQYHLMKYPLPQKFPLAPMPNGMHHMAPVVTMPMGYPVLQHPQMHVPGHPHIDAMGVSSYHVVNGVPANFQPRKMNSTNDMVIDTTLDDATPQVIPPNSGGMSVSPASVASSGHFPFDASDMVMDASVLDSAFTSEVGVGEGGAGNARDSLRSFDQIPWNFSLSDLTADLSNLGDVYVAELGGLGNYPGSPFLPSDSEILLDSPDREDIEEFFVDSVPGPPCSNSDEEKL